A part of Prolixibacteraceae bacterium genomic DNA contains:
- a CDS encoding choice-of-anchor J domain-containing protein — MKSIPLGSDWSINNGTNRGPNSVYEGANAAMFNNYSFQKGTRGILESPLFSLTNVKSPELTFYWWNGDSSSQPASIEIKVNEGDGQWKSKGLYPLHSSSDWTKMSIPLTNSVVKVQLIGISDYGAKNTFIDKLVIKSADPYVFNVSISEVAKELGLGTEVEVPFEIENRGSSSDTYALSFENIEAGWQQRVVKSDGTEINNISIANGASQSLKLIVRSPNQGAVNGYIYAPSLVITSSENSITDKSINISLTTLVENRTYPISVNFNGSNTLPTGWSSLNLDNNSNQWSLSSTKGVSNSPVLEFNSKYNNANDIAVTQAMYLSSSKIYRLSYQLKGGSKYRNAQLKVKVSSDKSTLLDDNGIVGNISDFYQSDFVKKDHAISVSKDGIYFIGFHTTSSTNLYLDDFVLEYAPSYDVQLSVNSPSKTWVETEPLLYNFKVVNKGQKQDTYTLSLSNGLTGTFVVDGSDVTELSLVSGEEKEVVLTLNGIKGSYAHQSKISQKVSITSSQSSGLTKEVDIISTTMVPLTYPFKDDNSSLNSYNLSSETQVELLKSTTSSRKNSVWLKADSSEDVDINTNAFIDLSSATTPTLYLDVNGSLGPFDDFRVFIIDHETGVKEELDNTIYTGSPLLNGSRFKASSFGQWVNTGQFEDAGWQRLLFDLTKYKDKKIYVGVDFNTGYNSRGEGLLLSNIQIAEAPSFVSVVKQETNSLTEMIGKWHTLLFTIQNKGSKADTYDFSFVKNGWEATVTKDDAIVTSCEILPSESQIFKLKIRAKEGEVVAGNVDNIVVEVTSQGNSELQELTWQTKSYGVLDIPYYEGFEDANSTNLYGWRSININGDQKEWEIDDSYHSQNSKRCVSIINSYTSSPMDDWICSAPVKLKKGQKYRIISNIRGVNTKTEKYSVVLFNSHDVEVSVLQDNVEVSRNTYELTSDEFTVSNDGVYYWGYHGTSDAASSGLAIDNISIDKVLPNDLKLESLKHNASSFIQVTNDITFEVVISNNGDNAQSGNTVKVYNKSTLIETLHLPTIEKQQSHTLTYQWHANEKGMHAIKFVLSDDDNLSNNRLTESVSVLAEHVLLDDFEGTAFPSTDWQNLKMTKSTWSLYKSDSYKGSNHARLKANYSYASESRLVTPKVVGDGVTPLVFYARASSSSNQLTIEKSIDGSTFTSIMDVDLTDEYQKIEILLAKEEEVYIAFHGVTEAKYRAFISVDYVSGPTLTSASKIAYKLNDDFLAQKPFSFKDIHQGVSMQTYDFELSNEGNTSFSVTSELLKLEGANLDQFEVVNTLPLTVSPSSKVTLSVRALANKVGIQNANIVFKGSLLDGDDYSKVIQVRVFPGDITGMTPKKGDEDVILTPVLSWVNGAGAKTVDLFFSEKLPLSDANKISVSNDLFTSYQLPQKLKNGTSYFWKVINSATDSKGTVFSTTSEVNRFETELGGSIIKTYSSENEETGLGALPLSCGVAGSPFYTYSQSIYPASMFSSLNGKRISRIFYYYNGVVQAEEDITIFMANTTRRNFGDGQKWEPYANLTKVYEGPMHLPNQAGWVAIDLEIPFIYEVGKNLVIGLDSNGHVLGNDQAGFAISPKQEELVSYYKRHHNVDGNPDPITIDGRDGLMVSFVPSMRVEVIDAPITPIIHHRYINFDAPTIGLHEHPSYKFNFKNIGVGPLNVTSVVIEGVNKSEFTVKKQSISIAETEVGEIQVDFNPVNIGNKSVDLVINHNGPSKVVRIPIKVNVTDAEVRHFPFYEGFEGNQFPVPGWSSPNDSWHLGRITHDGFGAASANWKYDGDAILVTPPIHLPENYQLSFWWMNRYSPEPRQGAYDFTFVEISSDNGLSWTELGSYSTSLISDSYHHIKIDLSPYANQRVFIRWRHDMTPGYENMARGVTIDDVLIDEIPFTPEVEGFQVAVEDYNNVQIQWNAPVLSDPQRTNKVESYWLYRDGRLLTKLDENTLTYKDEHLKRGEYEYYVRVKYEKGTSDGSFPEVVFIDIENDFPPTHLDAEVKTQSDNTNNVFLTWDRPIKKEYINVYPEGDTYGPAKTGKYSDEQLWVANYAPKGHHEVSMIKFDIEQFKGKEIESVKLRLNQIFMANDHNTEPSKIYAIDESWDESTFDFSSKISYDDQKVWGEYYFGSNGWQEVDITDLVKAWISGKLPNNGLCLVAAEGDRLRVFDSKDCFVPENRPHLKVGVNAEKGSTGNDKGKGIGYRIYRNGKMIHQIDDFKTTTYTDVNLDPNFYTYSVSALYSYAGESEKSSPDVVNVALNNTSAWTWMIYLYEDNTGLDGAEDINELEFNGSVPGLVNYIVLYDADDDSKDGVYYVTKDPEGENNTIVSKKISDMFGVDPKMSDWNTLDKFLAFAQKSFPAERYGLTLWDHGNGIFRDGEVTERSFVGGMNLWELDKALANSVKRTGKKIDILGFDLCLLGQTETAYQVMPYAKYLLASEKTEPGDGWDYKVAFERMNSNPLITSEEMSRYLVTDYVESYTVGGNSNPADVTQAATDLTMYQNEYISTLNDFARSLIDHVYDHKKEIETARELSWYSKRNKDHRDLGHFTRLIMINDQLPQALRDKARTFYDVYQNTIVESGSTGKANASVTGHRVWFPKTISTELDKELYLDPLNYLNFSETLWDEFLFSYENPQKNPSVMSVNNQMFDIDASIQTITLLATLAGDAEVSWEINSNVPWLKLSKTSYQNSASISIAVDKNTVEARDGVLVINAEGVVGCPMKIIVHQNKMELGLRSFDASIEGPEARLSWKYYGFKELFDHYNILKEGKSITEIRDVDVNEYVDQSFKKGVAVYQLEVVLKNGSIIQSDEKTIRVIDELTIDKLLVEEGTDAVNIIWHTTKIDKDVRAFLIFRDGKIIERITDLDLRKYQDKNVVKGLHKYWMQMEYLYLVSPKTEEIELDVLLLSSVWPNSEFNEIKVFPNPLVDSRLHVTVSSGVSVERMEIYNSQGVLLYILYDFDNDLNIQRNVKLDTGVYILRIHSSLGIKTFKLIKK, encoded by the coding sequence TTGAAATCTATCCCATTGGGAAGTGATTGGTCCATCAACAATGGAACCAATAGAGGTCCTAATTCAGTATATGAAGGTGCCAATGCAGCCATGTTTAATAACTATAGCTTTCAAAAGGGAACCAGAGGAATTCTAGAGAGTCCTCTGTTTAGTCTCACTAATGTTAAATCTCCTGAACTTACATTTTATTGGTGGAATGGAGATAGCTCATCTCAACCTGCAAGTATCGAGATAAAAGTGAATGAGGGAGATGGACAATGGAAGAGTAAAGGTCTATATCCATTACATTCATCTTCTGATTGGACAAAGATGTCTATACCATTAACTAACTCGGTTGTCAAGGTTCAATTAATTGGGATCTCTGATTATGGAGCGAAGAATACCTTTATAGATAAACTTGTTATTAAATCTGCAGATCCATATGTATTTAATGTATCTATTTCTGAAGTTGCCAAAGAACTAGGGTTAGGTACTGAAGTGGAAGTTCCATTTGAAATAGAAAACAGAGGTTCTTCTAGTGATACTTATGCTCTGTCGTTTGAAAATATTGAAGCTGGATGGCAGCAGAGAGTCGTAAAATCGGATGGTACCGAGATTAATAATATTTCGATTGCAAATGGAGCATCTCAATCACTGAAACTTATTGTTCGTTCACCGAATCAGGGAGCTGTAAATGGTTATATCTATGCACCATCACTTGTCATTACTTCAAGTGAAAATAGTATAACAGATAAAAGTATTAATATTTCTTTAACCACTTTAGTAGAAAACCGAACTTATCCGATAAGTGTTAATTTTAATGGCTCGAATACTTTACCTACGGGATGGAGTAGCTTGAATTTAGATAATAACAGTAATCAGTGGTCTTTATCGTCAACAAAAGGGGTTTCGAATTCTCCTGTATTAGAATTTAACTCTAAATATAATAATGCAAATGATATTGCAGTAACTCAAGCTATGTATTTATCTTCAAGTAAGATTTATCGCTTAAGTTATCAATTAAAAGGTGGATCGAAGTATCGAAATGCCCAATTAAAGGTAAAAGTTTCTAGCGATAAGTCTACTTTATTAGATGATAATGGTATCGTAGGCAATATATCTGACTTCTATCAATCAGATTTTGTAAAAAAAGATCATGCGATTAGTGTTTCAAAGGATGGTATTTATTTCATAGGTTTTCATACTACTTCATCGACAAACTTGTATCTTGATGACTTTGTGTTAGAGTATGCCCCGAGTTATGATGTACAACTTTCGGTTAATTCTCCAAGCAAAACTTGGGTTGAGACAGAGCCTTTATTGTACAACTTTAAAGTCGTTAATAAAGGTCAGAAACAGGATACTTATACATTATCACTAAGTAATGGTTTGACTGGAACATTTGTTGTTGATGGGAGTGATGTGACAGAGCTTTCATTAGTTAGCGGAGAAGAAAAAGAAGTCGTTTTGACTTTGAATGGGATTAAAGGAAGTTATGCGCACCAATCTAAGATTTCACAAAAGGTGTCTATTACAAGTAGTCAATCGTCAGGTTTAACTAAAGAAGTCGATATTATTTCGACAACAATGGTTCCATTGACATATCCTTTTAAAGATGACAATAGTTCATTGAATAGTTATAATCTTTCTTCTGAAACACAAGTCGAATTATTAAAATCGACTACATCGAGCCGTAAAAATTCTGTTTGGTTGAAGGCAGATAGCAGTGAAGATGTGGATATCAATACCAACGCATTTATAGATCTTTCGAGTGCAACGACACCAACATTATATTTGGATGTAAATGGATCATTGGGACCATTTGATGACTTTAGAGTTTTTATTATAGATCATGAAACAGGGGTAAAAGAGGAACTGGATAATACGATTTATACAGGAAGTCCTCTATTAAATGGTTCTCGTTTTAAAGCATCTTCATTTGGACAATGGGTTAACACAGGTCAGTTCGAAGATGCTGGGTGGCAAAGGTTGTTGTTTGATCTAACCAAGTATAAGGACAAAAAGATATATGTTGGAGTCGATTTTAATACTGGATATAACTCAAGAGGTGAAGGGCTTCTATTATCTAATATTCAAATTGCCGAAGCCCCTTCATTTGTGTCTGTGGTGAAGCAAGAAACGAATTCATTAACTGAAATGATTGGTAAATGGCATACTTTATTATTTACCATTCAGAACAAAGGATCGAAAGCAGATACTTATGATTTCTCATTTGTAAAGAATGGATGGGAAGCTACTGTTACTAAAGATGATGCAATTGTAACTTCTTGCGAAATACTACCTTCAGAAAGTCAGATCTTTAAATTAAAGATTAGAGCAAAAGAGGGAGAAGTTGTAGCTGGTAATGTGGATAATATTGTGGTGGAGGTCACATCACAGGGTAATTCCGAATTACAGGAGTTAACTTGGCAAACGAAGTCGTATGGAGTGTTAGATATTCCATATTATGAAGGTTTCGAAGATGCAAACTCAACGAACCTTTATGGTTGGAGAAGCATCAATATTAATGGTGATCAAAAAGAGTGGGAGATTGATGATTCTTATCATTCACAAAATTCAAAGAGATGTGTATCGATCATCAACTCTTATACTTCTTCTCCAATGGACGATTGGATCTGTAGTGCTCCAGTTAAACTAAAGAAGGGGCAGAAATATAGAATAATTTCCAATATAAGAGGGGTTAATACAAAAACGGAGAAGTATAGTGTTGTGTTATTTAATTCTCATGATGTAGAGGTTTCTGTATTACAAGATAATGTTGAAGTCTCAAGAAATACATATGAGCTTACATCTGATGAATTTACGGTGTCTAATGATGGAGTATACTATTGGGGTTATCATGGAACAAGTGATGCTGCTTCTAGTGGATTAGCTATTGACAATATCTCTATCGATAAGGTACTCCCGAATGATTTAAAACTAGAATCATTAAAACATAATGCATCGAGTTTTATACAAGTAACTAATGATATTACTTTTGAGGTAGTTATAAGCAACAATGGTGATAATGCTCAAAGTGGCAATACGGTTAAAGTATATAATAAATCAACTTTAATTGAGACATTACACTTACCTACAATTGAGAAGCAACAAAGTCATACCCTTACTTATCAATGGCACGCTAATGAGAAAGGAATGCATGCTATTAAGTTTGTGTTATCGGATGATGATAACCTAAGTAATAATCGATTAACTGAAAGCGTATCAGTACTTGCTGAACATGTCTTACTTGATGATTTTGAAGGAACTGCTTTCCCTTCTACCGATTGGCAGAACCTCAAAATGACTAAATCTACTTGGAGTCTTTATAAGAGTGATTCTTACAAAGGAAGTAATCATGCAAGGTTGAAAGCTAATTATAGTTATGCAAGCGAATCTCGTTTGGTTACACCTAAAGTCGTTGGAGATGGTGTTACTCCATTGGTATTTTATGCAAGAGCCTCTTCTTCATCAAATCAATTAACGATAGAAAAGAGTATTGATGGCTCAACTTTCACATCAATAATGGATGTCGATCTTACAGATGAATACCAGAAAATCGAAATTTTATTGGCTAAAGAAGAGGAAGTTTATATTGCATTTCATGGTGTGACAGAAGCAAAGTATAGAGCTTTTATTAGTGTCGATTATGTGAGTGGACCAACCTTAACTTCCGCATCAAAGATTGCATATAAACTAAATGATGATTTCTTAGCACAGAAGCCTTTTTCTTTTAAAGATATTCATCAGGGGGTAAGTATGCAAACTTATGATTTTGAGTTATCCAATGAGGGAAATACGTCCTTTAGTGTGACTTCTGAACTATTGAAATTAGAAGGAGCTAATTTAGATCAGTTTGAAGTTGTAAACACTTTACCTTTAACCGTGTCACCTAGCTCCAAAGTAACTTTGTCAGTGAGAGCTCTTGCCAACAAAGTGGGTATCCAAAATGCAAATATTGTATTCAAGGGGTCATTATTAGATGGAGATGATTACTCTAAAGTGATTCAAGTTCGAGTATTCCCTGGAGACATTACAGGGATGACTCCAAAGAAAGGTGATGAAGATGTGATATTAACACCAGTATTATCATGGGTAAATGGAGCAGGAGCTAAGACTGTGGATTTATTTTTCTCAGAAAAACTTCCATTGAGTGATGCTAATAAAATAAGTGTCTCAAATGATTTGTTTACATCTTATCAGTTGCCCCAAAAGTTAAAGAATGGAACAAGTTATTTTTGGAAAGTCATTAACAGTGCAACGGATTCAAAAGGTACTGTTTTCTCTACAACATCAGAAGTAAATAGATTTGAAACGGAGTTAGGGGGATCCATTATTAAAACATATAGTTCCGAAAATGAAGAAACTGGACTAGGGGCTTTGCCTTTAAGTTGTGGAGTTGCTGGTTCCCCATTTTATACTTACAGCCAAAGTATATATCCTGCTTCAATGTTTTCCTCGTTAAACGGCAAACGGATTAGTCGTATTTTCTATTATTACAATGGTGTGGTTCAAGCTGAAGAAGATATTACAATTTTTATGGCAAATACCACGAGACGTAATTTTGGAGATGGACAAAAATGGGAGCCGTATGCTAATTTGACAAAAGTATATGAAGGACCAATGCATTTGCCAAATCAAGCTGGATGGGTCGCTATTGATTTAGAAATTCCATTTATTTATGAAGTGGGTAAGAATTTGGTGATAGGCCTAGATTCCAATGGTCACGTATTAGGTAATGATCAAGCAGGATTTGCGATATCTCCAAAACAAGAAGAACTAGTATCTTATTATAAGAGACATCATAATGTTGATGGAAATCCTGATCCAATAACAATAGATGGAAGAGATGGTCTAATGGTATCATTTGTTCCTTCGATGCGTGTTGAGGTGATTGATGCGCCTATTACTCCAATTATACATCATCGTTATATTAATTTTGATGCTCCAACGATTGGGCTACATGAGCATCCAAGTTATAAGTTTAATTTCAAGAATATAGGAGTTGGTCCATTAAATGTTACCAGTGTTGTAATTGAAGGAGTTAATAAATCAGAATTCACTGTTAAAAAGCAGTCGATTTCTATTGCAGAAACAGAAGTCGGCGAGATTCAGGTTGACTTTAACCCTGTAAATATTGGAAATAAGTCGGTTGACTTAGTCATCAATCATAATGGTCCATCTAAAGTTGTTCGTATCCCGATTAAAGTTAATGTGACGGATGCTGAAGTGAGACATTTTCCATTCTATGAAGGGTTTGAAGGAAATCAATTCCCTGTTCCTGGATGGTCTTCACCTAATGATTCATGGCATCTCGGAAGAATAACGCATGATGGATTTGGTGCTGCTAGTGCAAATTGGAAGTATGATGGTGATGCAATATTGGTAACTCCTCCTATTCATTTACCCGAAAACTATCAACTTTCGTTTTGGTGGATGAATAGATATTCTCCAGAACCGAGACAAGGAGCATACGACTTTACTTTTGTGGAAATAAGTTCAGATAATGGTCTAAGTTGGACGGAATTAGGATCTTATTCCACCTCTCTGATTAGTGATTCTTATCATCACATTAAAATTGATCTTTCTCCATATGCTAACCAAAGGGTATTTATTCGATGGAGGCATGATATGACTCCTGGATATGAAAACATGGCTAGAGGGGTAACAATTGATGATGTATTGATTGATGAAATACCATTTACACCTGAAGTTGAAGGATTTCAAGTCGCAGTGGAAGACTACAATAATGTGCAGATACAATGGAATGCCCCTGTATTATCTGATCCACAAAGAACAAATAAAGTTGAATCATATTGGTTGTATCGAGACGGTAGGCTTTTGACGAAACTAGATGAGAATACGCTAACCTATAAAGATGAGCACCTTAAACGTGGAGAATATGAGTATTATGTTCGAGTAAAATATGAGAAAGGTACTTCTGATGGATCATTTCCTGAGGTTGTGTTTATTGATATTGAGAATGATTTTCCTCCTACACACCTTGATGCAGAGGTGAAAACACAATCGGATAACACGAATAATGTGTTTTTGACATGGGATCGTCCGATCAAAAAAGAGTATATCAATGTTTACCCTGAGGGGGATACTTACGGTCCAGCAAAAACGGGGAAGTATAGTGATGAACAATTGTGGGTTGCAAACTATGCTCCCAAGGGACATCATGAGGTTTCTATGATTAAGTTTGATATAGAACAATTTAAAGGTAAAGAGATCGAGAGTGTCAAGTTAAGATTGAATCAGATTTTTATGGCCAATGACCATAATACTGAGCCTTCAAAGATTTATGCAATTGATGAATCATGGGATGAAAGTACGTTTGACTTTAGCTCAAAGATATCCTATGATGATCAAAAGGTTTGGGGAGAGTATTACTTTGGATCGAATGGATGGCAAGAAGTTGATATTACAGACCTCGTTAAAGCATGGATTTCAGGTAAACTGCCCAATAATGGATTGTGTCTCGTTGCAGCAGAAGGAGACCGTTTGAGAGTCTTTGACTCGAAAGACTGTTTTGTTCCAGAGAATCGTCCACATTTGAAAGTGGGAGTAAATGCAGAAAAGGGTAGTACTGGAAACGATAAAGGGAAAGGTATTGGATATCGGATTTATCGTAATGGAAAAATGATTCATCAAATAGATGATTTCAAAACAACAACTTATACTGATGTAAACTTAGATCCGAACTTTTACACCTACTCTGTATCGGCACTTTATAGTTATGCTGGGGAGAGTGAAAAGAGTTCTCCTGATGTTGTAAATGTTGCATTAAATAATACGTCGGCATGGACTTGGATGATCTATTTATATGAAGACAATACTGGTTTAGATGGAGCCGAAGATATTAATGAGCTTGAATTCAATGGGTCCGTGCCAGGTTTGGTTAACTACATTGTTCTTTATGATGCAGATGATGATTCTAAGGATGGTGTTTATTATGTGACCAAAGATCCTGAAGGAGAAAATAACACAATAGTGTCGAAAAAGATTTCAGATATGTTTGGTGTGGATCCTAAAATGTCCGATTGGAATACTTTGGATAAATTCTTGGCTTTTGCACAAAAGAGTTTCCCTGCCGAAAGATATGGACTAACTCTTTGGGATCATGGTAATGGTATTTTTAGAGATGGAGAAGTGACTGAAAGGTCATTTGTTGGTGGTATGAACTTGTGGGAATTAGATAAAGCGTTGGCAAATTCAGTAAAGCGTACTGGTAAGAAGATTGATATTCTAGGATTTGATTTGTGTCTACTTGGTCAAACAGAAACAGCTTATCAGGTTATGCCGTATGCAAAATACTTATTGGCTTCTGAGAAGACTGAGCCAGGAGATGGATGGGACTACAAAGTGGCATTTGAAAGAATGAATTCTAATCCATTGATCACCAGTGAAGAGATGAGTAGATATTTGGTTACTGACTATGTGGAGAGTTACACTGTTGGTGGAAATTCGAACCCTGCAGATGTTACACAAGCGGCTACGGATTTAACCATGTATCAAAATGAATATATCTCGACATTGAATGATTTTGCTAGATCATTGATTGATCATGTGTATGATCATAAGAAAGAGATTGAAACAGCACGAGAGTTAAGTTGGTATTCGAAACGCAATAAAGATCATCGCGATTTAGGCCATTTTACAAGATTGATCATGATCAATGATCAACTTCCTCAAGCTTTAAGAGATAAAGCGAGAACTTTCTATGATGTGTACCAAAATACTATTGTAGAAAGTGGTTCTACCGGTAAAGCGAATGCATCAGTAACAGGGCATAGGGTTTGGTTTCCAAAGACTATCAGTACTGAGTTAGATAAAGAGTTGTATCTAGATCCGCTTAATTATCTAAACTTTAGTGAAACACTTTGGGATGAGTTTCTTTTTAGTTATGAAAACCCTCAAAAGAACCCGAGTGTGATGAGTGTAAACAATCAAATGTTTGATATTGATGCTTCAATTCAGACGATAACCCTTTTAGCAACTCTTGCTGGAGATGCAGAGGTTAGTTGGGAGATTAACAGCAATGTTCCATGGTTAAAGCTCTCCAAAACAAGTTACCAGAATAGTGCATCTATATCAATTGCTGTAGATAAGAACACTGTAGAAGCCCGTGATGGGGTATTGGTGATTAATGCGGAAGGTGTTGTTGGTTGTCCAATGAAGATTATTGTTCACCAAAACAAAATGGAACTAGGTCTAAGGTCATTTGATGCATCAATTGAAGGGCCTGAGGCTAGACTTTCATGGAAATATTATGGATTTAAGGAGTTGTTTGATCATTACAATATCCTGAAAGAAGGTAAGTCAATAACTGAAATTAGAGATGTTGATGTCAATGAGTATGTTGATCAAAGCTTCAAAAAAGGAGTTGCTGTTTATCAATTAGAGGTGGTATTAAAAAATGGTTCGATAATTCAAAGTGATGAAAAAACTATCCGTGTCATAGATGAATTGACTATTGATAAATTACTGGTTGAAGAAGGTACTGATGCTGTCAATATCATTTGGCATACAACAAAAATTGATAAAGATGTAAGAGCATTTTTAATTTTTAGAGATGGGAAAATAATAGAAAGGATTACAGATCTAGATTTAAGAAAGTACCAAGATAAGAATGTGGTTAAAGGCCTTCATAAATATTGGATGCAAATGGAGTACTTGTATTTAGTTTCTCCAAAAACAGAAGAAATAGAACTGGATGTACTACTTCTTTCAAGTGTATGGCCTAATAGTGAATTTAATGAAATTAAGGTGTTTCCAAACCCACTTGTTGATAGCAGGTTGCATGTAACTGTTAGTTCAGGGGTTTCCGTGGAAAGGATGGAAATTTATAATTCACAAGGTGTTTTATTATATATTCTTTACGATTTCGATAATGATTTAAATATTCAGAGAAATGTAAAACTTGATACAGGTGTTTATATTCTAAGAATACATAGTTCATTGGGAATTAAAACATTTAAGTTGATCAAAAAGTAA